One Micromonospora eburnea genomic region harbors:
- a CDS encoding IclR family transcriptional regulator, with protein sequence MESARGAEAAGVAGRGGETAQTLDRGLRLLHLVADAPGGLTVTEAANRLGVGRAVVYRLVGALTGHGMLRRDGEGRLRLGAGVLHLARRAQPLLAEGALPALRRLAEQAGATAHLTVVEGGEGVALAVVEPSWTSFHVAYRTGSRHPLERGAAGRAILAGRAGAAGPVSTSGELQSGAYGVAAPVLGVPGLEASVGVVSLAALDVDVVGPEVTAAAAAVATALAGA encoded by the coding sequence GTGGAATCGGCCCGTGGCGCGGAGGCGGCGGGGGTGGCCGGGCGCGGCGGGGAGACGGCGCAGACCCTGGACCGGGGGCTGCGGCTGCTGCACCTGGTCGCGGACGCGCCCGGTGGGCTGACCGTCACCGAGGCGGCGAACCGGCTGGGCGTCGGCCGCGCCGTGGTCTACCGGCTCGTCGGCGCGCTGACCGGACACGGCATGCTACGCCGCGACGGCGAGGGCCGGCTGCGCCTCGGCGCCGGCGTGCTGCACCTGGCCCGGCGCGCCCAGCCACTACTCGCCGAGGGGGCGCTGCCCGCGCTGCGCCGGCTCGCCGAGCAGGCCGGCGCGACGGCACACCTGACCGTGGTCGAGGGCGGCGAGGGGGTCGCCCTCGCGGTGGTGGAGCCGAGCTGGACGTCGTTCCACGTGGCGTACCGGACCGGGTCCCGCCACCCGCTGGAGCGGGGCGCGGCGGGGCGGGCCATCCTCGCCGGCCGGGCGGGGGCCGCCGGCCCGGTCAGCACCAGCGGGGAGCTCCAGTCCGGGGCGTACGGGGTGGCCGCGCCGGTGCTCGGGGTGCCCGGGCTGGAGGCGAGCGTCGGGGTGGTGTCGCTGGCCGCGCTCGACGTGGACGTGGTGGGCCCCGAGGTCACCGCCGCCGCGGCCGCGGTAGCCACGGCCCTGGCCGGGGCTTGA
- a CDS encoding EamA family transporter, whose amino-acid sequence MRERSGVGLGLALISAVTFATSGTFARSLITGGWSAEAVVLARVGIAALVLAVPAVLALRGRWPVLRRNAGTIVVFGVLGVAVAQACFFNAVRYLPVGVALLLEYLGIVLVVGWMWLVHGQRPRLLTVAGSLTALGGLVFVLDLAGASRLDPVGVLWGLGAGVGLAGYYVIAGRVDAALPSVVMASGGMAGGALALGLLGVIGVLPLRASASDVTFAGHQMSWLVPIAGLSLIAAVVAYLTGVAGARLLGARLSSFVGLTEVMFAVLIAWLVLGELPSSVQLLGGVLIVVGVALVRLDELRGTPEAVPPAPAEPALTAER is encoded by the coding sequence ATGCGTGAACGGTCCGGCGTCGGCCTCGGCCTGGCCCTGATCTCCGCGGTCACCTTCGCCACCTCGGGCACCTTTGCCCGTTCGCTGATCACCGGCGGCTGGTCCGCCGAGGCGGTCGTGCTGGCCCGGGTCGGCATCGCGGCGCTGGTCCTGGCCGTGCCGGCCGTGCTGGCGCTGCGCGGCCGCTGGCCGGTCCTGCGCCGTAACGCCGGCACGATCGTCGTGTTCGGAGTGCTCGGCGTGGCGGTCGCCCAGGCGTGCTTCTTCAACGCGGTCCGCTACCTGCCGGTGGGCGTCGCGCTCCTGCTGGAGTACCTCGGCATCGTGCTGGTGGTCGGTTGGATGTGGCTGGTCCACGGCCAGCGCCCCCGACTGCTCACCGTGGCCGGCTCGCTGACCGCGCTGGGCGGGCTGGTGTTCGTGTTGGACCTGGCCGGTGCCAGCCGGCTCGACCCGGTCGGGGTGCTCTGGGGGCTTGGTGCAGGTGTCGGGCTGGCCGGTTACTACGTCATCGCCGGGCGGGTCGACGCCGCGTTGCCGTCCGTGGTGATGGCCAGTGGGGGCATGGCCGGCGGCGCGCTGGCGCTGGGCCTGCTCGGCGTGATCGGGGTGCTGCCGCTACGGGCGAGCGCCAGCGACGTGACCTTCGCCGGGCACCAGATGAGCTGGCTGGTGCCGATCGCCGGCCTGTCGCTGATCGCGGCCGTGGTCGCGTACCTGACCGGCGTCGCCGGGGCCCGGCTGCTCGGCGCACGGCTCTCCTCGTTCGTCGGGCTGACCGAGGTGATGTTCGCGGTGCTGATCGCCTGGCTGGTGCTGGGCGAGCTGCCGAGCTCCGTCCAACTGCTCGGCGGGGTGCTGATCGTGGTCGGAGTGGCCCTGGTCCGGCTCGACGAACTGCGCGGCACACCGGAGGCGGTCCCGCCCGCCCCGGCCGAGCCGGCGCTGACCGCCGAGCGGTGA
- a CDS encoding DUF397 domain-containing protein, whose product MGLTGATWRKSSRSAQTNDCVEVATNLPGVVGVRDSKDPTGPVLTFDPYAWRAFVAAPPR is encoded by the coding sequence ATGGGTTTGACGGGCGCCACATGGCGGAAGAGCAGCCGTAGCGCCCAGACCAACGACTGCGTCGAGGTGGCGACGAACCTCCCCGGGGTGGTTGGGGTGCGGGACAGTAAGGACCCGACCGGGCCGGTGCTCACCTTTGACCCGTACGCCTGGCGGGCCTTCGTCGCCGCGCCGCCGCGCTGA
- a CDS encoding CGNR zinc finger domain-containing protein codes for MLFAHDTVCGLVAAAALVNTAGPDREGLPDVAALDGFVAAHGWTGRHEHTDGELRQVHALRPRLRRIWYADTDEVVAIVNGLLRESRALPQLIRHDDEPYHVHAVPRDAPLATRMAVEAAMALADLVRMDELARLRICDHPACDNVLVDLSRNRSRRFCDAGCGNRAAVSAYRARKAASRS; via the coding sequence TTGCTCTTCGCTCATGACACCGTGTGTGGTCTGGTCGCCGCCGCCGCTCTGGTCAACACCGCCGGCCCAGACCGGGAGGGCCTGCCCGACGTGGCCGCCCTCGACGGGTTCGTCGCCGCGCACGGCTGGACCGGCCGGCACGAGCACACCGACGGGGAGCTGCGTCAGGTCCACGCCCTCCGCCCCCGGCTCCGCCGGATCTGGTACGCCGACACCGACGAGGTGGTGGCGATCGTCAACGGGCTGCTGCGCGAGTCTCGTGCGCTGCCCCAACTCATCCGGCACGACGACGAGCCGTACCACGTACACGCCGTGCCCCGCGACGCGCCGCTGGCGACCCGGATGGCGGTCGAGGCGGCCATGGCGCTGGCCGACCTGGTCCGGATGGACGAGCTGGCCCGGCTGCGCATCTGCGACCACCCGGCCTGCGACAACGTCCTGGTAGACCTGTCGAGGAACCGATCCCGCCGGTTCTGCGACGCCGGCTGCGGCAACCGCGCCGCGGTGAGCGCCTACCGGGCCCGCAAGGCGGCGTCCCGCTCCTGA
- a CDS encoding DNRLRE domain-containing protein, with the protein MPTARTRRVPRRFLSTGLAALLTTTGALAITGQPAAAGVTRWVVPTSTSYTDARQPAQAFPVAAGESLPLGTWEADGAKHTSRSYFTFDLTPYPGKEIISAELRTGEARVDDCTKPREVELWRTDTPEAAPTWANAPAVHEKIGDLGATATPCPAGYLELLVTEAVQRAVNEGRDSLTLMARIAGDHEQAKHYSRWIERPGISLDANAAPNMPGKLTVHELTCADGLLIGTTTPILSAEVTDPDKVDGYAGDLVSTTFAWWPVDRPTERTEWTSYSKSAPARFSYSVPAGLMVNNGTYAFAVKAADQRASSDWSPECRFTVDTEAPAQPTVTSTDYPDDDGWYGGPGIPGEFTFTANDGTDSVGFRYSLMGALPTYVAADAPGGSATVTITPGKNGPNLLDVEAVDATGNRSPVTRYVFRVRDTSPTITDGNPTAGYGEPRTLTFSPRMENVVEYTYRLNDGPEQTAAAAADGTSTITITPTKPGNNDVYVRSRTADGLLSGEGSYRFNLASKPTVTSVEYPMGKTGAPAGTPGTFVFGPGMPGVAEYVYSFDGRPTETVAAGVDGSASVTYTPTTAGPHRITVYTRTGDGLVSETFTGSFLVARAA; encoded by the coding sequence GTGCCCACCGCACGCACTCGGCGGGTACCACGCCGGTTCCTCAGCACCGGCCTCGCGGCCCTTCTCACCACCACGGGCGCTCTGGCCATCACCGGCCAACCAGCCGCCGCCGGCGTGACCCGCTGGGTCGTGCCCACGAGCACCAGCTACACCGACGCCCGCCAGCCGGCGCAGGCGTTCCCGGTCGCCGCCGGTGAAAGCCTGCCCCTGGGCACCTGGGAGGCCGACGGCGCGAAGCACACCTCGCGGTCCTACTTCACCTTCGACCTCACCCCCTACCCGGGGAAGGAGATCATCAGCGCCGAGCTGCGGACCGGCGAGGCACGGGTCGACGACTGCACGAAGCCGCGCGAGGTGGAGCTGTGGCGTACGGACACCCCCGAGGCCGCGCCGACCTGGGCGAACGCCCCAGCGGTGCACGAGAAGATCGGTGACCTCGGCGCCACTGCCACGCCCTGCCCGGCCGGCTACCTGGAGCTGCTGGTCACCGAGGCGGTGCAGCGGGCGGTCAACGAGGGGCGGGACTCGCTCACCCTGATGGCCCGGATCGCCGGGGACCACGAGCAGGCCAAGCACTACAGCCGGTGGATCGAGCGGCCCGGCATCTCGCTGGACGCCAACGCCGCGCCGAACATGCCGGGCAAGCTCACCGTCCACGAACTGACCTGCGCCGACGGGCTGCTGATCGGCACCACCACGCCGATCCTCTCGGCTGAGGTGACCGACCCGGACAAGGTGGACGGCTACGCGGGCGACCTGGTGAGCACCACCTTCGCCTGGTGGCCGGTCGATCGTCCGACGGAGCGGACCGAGTGGACCTCCTACTCGAAGTCCGCACCGGCCCGCTTCTCGTACTCGGTGCCGGCCGGGCTGATGGTCAACAACGGCACGTACGCCTTCGCGGTCAAGGCCGCCGACCAGCGCGCCAGCTCCGACTGGTCGCCGGAGTGCCGGTTCACCGTCGACACGGAGGCACCGGCGCAGCCGACCGTCACCTCCACGGACTATCCCGATGACGATGGGTGGTACGGCGGCCCGGGCATCCCAGGCGAGTTCACCTTCACCGCCAACGACGGCACCGACAGCGTGGGCTTCCGGTACTCGCTCATGGGGGCGCTGCCGACCTACGTGGCCGCCGACGCGCCAGGCGGCTCGGCGACCGTGACCATCACGCCGGGCAAGAACGGCCCGAACCTGCTCGATGTCGAGGCGGTGGACGCGACGGGCAACCGGTCGCCGGTCACCCGCTACGTGTTCCGGGTACGCGACACCAGCCCGACGATCACTGACGGCAATCCGACGGCCGGGTACGGCGAACCGCGCACCCTGACCTTCTCACCCCGCATGGAGAACGTGGTCGAGTACACGTACCGGCTCAACGACGGGCCGGAGCAGACCGCCGCAGCGGCGGCCGACGGCACCTCCACGATCACGATCACCCCGACGAAGCCGGGCAACAACGACGTGTACGTCCGCAGCCGCACGGCCGACGGCCTGCTGTCCGGGGAGGGCTCGTACCGCTTCAACCTCGCCAGCAAGCCGACGGTCACCTCGGTCGAGTACCCGATGGGCAAGACGGGCGCACCCGCCGGCACCCCCGGCACGTTCGTCTTCGGGCCAGGGATGCCCGGCGTGGCCGAGTACGTCTACTCGTTCGACGGCCGCCCGACGGAGACCGTCGCGGCGGGCGTGGACGGCTCGGCGTCGGTGACGTACACCCCGACGACCGCGGGGCCCCACCGGATCACGGTCTACACCCGGACCGGCGACGGACTCGTGTCGGAGACCTTCACCGGGTCCTTCCTCGTCGCCAGGGCCGCCTGA
- a CDS encoding class II fumarate hydratase: MVRVTTPEATGYRIERDSMGEVEVPAEALWRAQTQRAVQNFPISGRGLEPAQIKALAQIKGAAAQVNGELEVIGADVAEAIATAAAHVADGGYDDQFPVDVFQTGSGTSSNMNANEVIATLAGRELGRDVHPNDDVNASQSSNDVFPTSIHLAATQFVVEDLIPSLKHLAGALEEKAAEFETVVKAGRTHLMDATPVTLGQEFGGYAAQVRYGVERLEAVLPRLAELPLGGTAVGTGINTPLGFAGKVIEKLRASTGLPLTEARNHFEAQGARDALVETSGQLRTIAVGLYKMANDIRWMGSGPRAGLRELRIPDLQPGSSIMPGKVNPVVAEAMRQVCAQVIGNDATVAFAGSQGDFELNVMLPVMGRNLLESIKLLAASSRLFADRLVVGLVADAEVCLAYAEGSPSIVTPLNRHLGYDEAASIAKEALAKQVSIREVVISRGHVASGKLSETQLDEALDLLRMTHP, encoded by the coding sequence ATGGTACGCGTGACGACTCCAGAGGCGACCGGTTACCGGATCGAACGCGACTCGATGGGCGAGGTGGAGGTGCCCGCCGAGGCGTTGTGGCGGGCGCAGACCCAGCGCGCGGTGCAGAACTTCCCGATCTCCGGGCGCGGCCTCGAACCGGCCCAGATCAAGGCGCTGGCGCAGATCAAGGGGGCCGCCGCCCAGGTCAACGGCGAGCTGGAGGTGATCGGGGCGGACGTGGCCGAGGCGATCGCCACCGCTGCCGCACACGTCGCCGACGGCGGGTACGACGACCAGTTCCCGGTCGACGTCTTCCAGACCGGCTCCGGGACGTCGTCCAACATGAACGCGAACGAGGTGATCGCCACGCTGGCCGGCCGGGAGCTGGGCCGCGACGTGCACCCGAACGACGATGTCAACGCCTCGCAGTCCAGCAACGACGTCTTCCCCACGTCGATCCACCTGGCCGCCACCCAGTTCGTGGTGGAGGATCTGATCCCCTCCCTGAAGCACCTGGCCGGGGCGCTGGAGGAGAAGGCGGCCGAGTTCGAGACGGTGGTCAAGGCGGGGCGTACCCACCTGATGGACGCCACACCGGTCACCCTGGGTCAGGAGTTCGGCGGGTACGCCGCCCAGGTCCGCTACGGCGTGGAGCGGCTGGAGGCGGTGCTGCCACGGCTGGCCGAGCTGCCGTTGGGCGGCACGGCCGTGGGCACCGGCATCAACACCCCGCTGGGCTTCGCCGGCAAGGTGATCGAGAAGTTGCGCGCCTCTACCGGCCTGCCGCTGACCGAGGCGCGCAACCACTTCGAGGCGCAGGGCGCACGGGACGCGCTGGTGGAGACCTCCGGCCAGCTCCGCACGATCGCCGTCGGGCTGTACAAGATGGCCAACGACATCCGCTGGATGGGTTCCGGCCCGCGCGCCGGGCTGCGGGAGTTGCGTATCCCCGATCTTCAGCCGGGCTCGTCGATCATGCCCGGCAAGGTGAACCCGGTGGTCGCCGAGGCGATGCGGCAGGTCTGCGCCCAGGTGATCGGCAACGACGCCACGGTGGCGTTCGCCGGGTCCCAGGGCGACTTCGAGCTGAACGTGATGCTCCCGGTGATGGGTCGCAACCTGCTGGAGTCGATCAAGTTGCTGGCCGCGTCGAGCCGGCTCTTCGCCGACCGCCTGGTGGTCGGCCTGGTCGCGGACGCCGAGGTCTGCCTGGCGTACGCCGAGGGCTCGCCGTCGATCGTCACCCCGCTCAACCGCCACCTCGGGTACGACGAGGCCGCATCGATCGCCAAGGAGGCGCTGGCGAAGCAGGTCTCCATCCGTGAGGTGGTGATCTCCCGGGGGCACGTCGCCTCGGGCAAGCTCAGCGAGACCCAGCTCGACGAGGCCCTCGACCTGCTCCGGATGACCCATCCCTGA
- a CDS encoding helix-turn-helix domain-containing protein, protein MANGRMTAAAFLVAELRRARVRRGWSQDELAKALNYSPSMVSAVELGQQPPNPKYLEQFDKALDTGGLFGRMLADLVSLDRAQPWLRGRGEIVALAKMLRWFEPLYVPGLLQTEAYARAVFEAGGLLEPEDVDRRLNERMESQRILYDEQPPRLVAVVDEAALRRQVGTRKVMCDQTTHLARIATEHPRVRLHVVPRSAQEYPGLGGPFILATLREGIDLAFLGTQVGGQELDQPADLGRLQRVWEATLGEALPPQESIELVREVAESWV, encoded by the coding sequence ATGGCGAACGGGCGGATGACGGCGGCGGCGTTCCTGGTGGCAGAGCTGCGCCGGGCGCGGGTACGCCGCGGCTGGAGCCAGGACGAACTGGCCAAGGCCCTCAACTACTCACCGTCGATGGTCAGCGCCGTTGAGCTCGGCCAACAGCCACCCAATCCGAAGTACCTGGAACAGTTCGACAAGGCGCTCGACACCGGCGGCCTCTTCGGCCGCATGCTCGCCGACCTGGTCAGCCTCGACCGAGCCCAACCCTGGCTACGCGGCAGAGGCGAAATTGTTGCGCTGGCGAAGATGCTGCGCTGGTTCGAGCCGCTGTACGTGCCCGGCCTGCTGCAGACCGAGGCATATGCCCGCGCCGTCTTCGAGGCCGGTGGCCTGCTCGAACCGGAGGATGTCGATCGGCGGCTGAACGAGCGGATGGAGAGCCAGCGCATTCTTTACGACGAGCAGCCGCCACGGTTGGTGGCGGTGGTCGACGAGGCCGCTCTTCGCCGTCAGGTCGGCACCCGCAAGGTCATGTGCGACCAGACGACGCACCTGGCGCGGATCGCGACTGAGCATCCCCGAGTCCGGCTGCACGTCGTGCCGCGGTCCGCGCAGGAATATCCGGGCCTCGGCGGCCCGTTCATCCTCGCGACTCTCCGCGAGGGAATTGACTTGGCGTTCCTCGGCACGCAGGTGGGTGGGCAGGAGCTTGATCAACCGGCGGATCTCGGTCGGCTGCAACGGGTCTGGGAGGCTACCCTTGGCGAGGCATTGCCCCCGCAGGAGTCCATCGAACTGGTGAGGGAAGTGGCGGAGTCATGGGTTTGA
- a CDS encoding endonuclease domain-containing protein: MDPIRAVGIVDALLGRGLTTPAALAEIGDRNAERPGGRRARWVFGLADPRAGSPAESALRVRLVLAGLPRPLAQHPVRLLSGLVLHPDLSWPEFRVAVEYDGQWHADPDQLHRDRRRLNQLVTAGWLVLHVTSRRLHHEFSAVIREVHAALASRGWRR; the protein is encoded by the coding sequence TTGGATCCGATCCGCGCGGTCGGGATCGTCGACGCGTTGCTCGGCCGGGGCCTCACCACTCCGGCAGCTCTCGCCGAGATCGGCGACCGCAATGCCGAGCGTCCGGGCGGGCGGCGGGCACGCTGGGTGTTCGGCCTGGCTGACCCGAGGGCGGGATCTCCGGCCGAGTCGGCCCTACGGGTTCGCCTGGTGCTCGCTGGGCTACCGAGGCCGCTGGCGCAGCACCCGGTTCGGTTGCTGTCCGGCCTGGTGCTGCATCCGGACCTGTCCTGGCCCGAGTTCCGGGTCGCCGTCGAGTATGACGGCCAGTGGCACGCCGACCCGGATCAGCTCCACCGGGACCGGCGGCGGCTGAACCAACTGGTCACGGCCGGCTGGCTGGTGCTGCACGTGACGAGCCGCCGCCTCCACCACGAGTTTTCCGCGGTCATCCGGGAAGTCCACGCCGCCCTGGCCTCCCGGGGCTGGCGCCGTTGA
- the cysS gene encoding cysteine--tRNA ligase — protein sequence MTLRLYDTATRTVRDFVPREVGKVGVYLCGLTLQAPPHIGHLRSGVNYDVLRRWLIASGFEVTFIRNVTDIDDKILVKAMEQGRPFWSIAYANEQILAESYRALNVLPPTYEPRATGHIPEMHELIARLIETGHAYPATDGSGDVYFDVASWPAYGSLSGQSPEDMQSAEDAPERGKRDPRDFALWKGAKPDEPADAYWPSPWGRGRPGWHIECSAMCWRYLGPEFDIHGGGLDLTFPHHENEIAQSQAADLPFARYWVHHGLLSIGGAKMGKSLGNALDLDYVASLGVRPVELRYYYAAAHYRSRIDYSEDALREAAVAYRRIEGFVQRAAERVGAGQLGELPAGFAAAMDDDLNTSAALAVLHDLLRDGNTALTAGDDVTVRTTLAAARAMLDILGVDPLDPAWTGGGRASDLRDVVDSLIALALEQRAQARSRKDWAAADAVRDQLKQAGVVVEDTPQGPRWTIGEQD from the coding sequence GTGACGCTACGCCTGTATGACACCGCCACCCGAACGGTCCGGGACTTCGTCCCCCGGGAAGTCGGCAAGGTGGGCGTCTACCTGTGTGGTCTCACCCTCCAGGCCCCGCCGCACATCGGCCACCTTCGCTCCGGCGTCAACTACGACGTGCTGCGCCGCTGGCTGATCGCGTCCGGTTTCGAGGTCACCTTCATCCGCAACGTGACCGACATCGACGACAAGATCCTGGTCAAGGCGATGGAGCAGGGCCGCCCGTTCTGGTCGATCGCGTACGCCAACGAGCAGATCCTGGCCGAGTCGTACCGGGCGTTGAACGTGCTGCCGCCCACCTACGAGCCGCGGGCCACCGGGCACATCCCGGAGATGCACGAGCTGATCGCCCGGCTGATCGAGACCGGGCACGCCTACCCGGCCACCGACGGCTCCGGCGACGTCTACTTCGACGTGGCCTCCTGGCCCGCGTACGGGTCGCTCTCCGGCCAGTCGCCGGAGGACATGCAGTCCGCCGAGGACGCCCCCGAACGGGGCAAGCGCGACCCGCGGGACTTCGCCCTCTGGAAGGGGGCCAAGCCGGACGAGCCGGCGGACGCGTACTGGCCGTCGCCGTGGGGCCGGGGCCGGCCCGGCTGGCACATCGAGTGCTCCGCGATGTGCTGGCGCTATCTCGGCCCCGAGTTCGACATCCACGGCGGCGGGCTCGACCTGACCTTCCCGCACCACGAGAACGAGATCGCCCAGTCCCAGGCGGCCGACCTGCCCTTCGCCCGCTACTGGGTGCACCACGGCCTGCTCAGCATCGGTGGCGCGAAGATGGGCAAGTCGCTGGGCAACGCCCTCGACCTGGACTACGTGGCGTCCCTCGGGGTGCGCCCGGTGGAGCTGCGTTACTACTACGCGGCCGCGCACTACCGGTCCCGCATCGACTACTCGGAGGACGCGCTGCGCGAGGCCGCGGTCGCGTACCGGCGGATCGAGGGCTTCGTGCAGCGGGCCGCCGAGCGGGTCGGCGCCGGGCAGCTCGGCGAGCTGCCGGCCGGCTTCGCCGCGGCGATGGACGACGATCTCAACACCTCGGCCGCCCTCGCCGTGCTGCACGACCTCCTGCGCGACGGCAACACCGCGCTGACCGCCGGCGACGATGTGACCGTGCGCACGACGTTGGCCGCCGCGCGGGCGATGCTGGATATCCTCGGCGTCGATCCCCTGGACCCGGCCTGGACGGGTGGCGGCCGCGCGAGCGATCTGCGCGACGTGGTCGACTCCCTGATCGCGCTCGCTCTGGAGCAGCGTGCTCAGGCCCGCAGCCGCAAGGACTGGGCCGCCGCCGACGCCGTACGCGACCAGCTCAAGCAGGCTGGCGTGGTGGTCGAGGACACCCCCCAGGGCCCCCGTTGGACTATTGGAGAGCAGGACTGA
- the rlmB gene encoding 23S rRNA (guanosine(2251)-2'-O)-methyltransferase RlmB, with protein sequence MAGNSQRRGRRLTPKAGAPKGSGGKNREALAGRGRTLPADERPWHKAYSGTEKLPQRTAWKQEKERRSAAEEGRAPKIGQPGTKDTTWGKGSRPGTPLKGGKGKATGRSGPRVAPGRRSNPAKDGPELLVGRNPVLESLRAQVPATALYTAQGIEIDDRVNEIVRTAADRGIAILEVSRAELDRLTGGVLHQGVGLQVPPFAYEPFEDLMAASLEQAAPLLVALDGVTDPRNLGAVIRSAAAFGAQGVFVPERRAAGITATAWRTSAGAAARVPVAQVTNLTRSLKACKDAGFVVVGLDADGETDLYDLEAAVGPLVVVVGSEGRGLSRLVGETCDLTVSIPMVSDVESLNASVAAAVTLAEVARRRAVEA encoded by the coding sequence ATGGCCGGCAATTCGCAGCGCCGTGGCCGGCGACTGACGCCGAAGGCGGGTGCCCCGAAGGGCTCCGGCGGCAAGAACCGGGAGGCCCTCGCGGGCCGGGGCCGGACCCTGCCCGCCGACGAGCGGCCCTGGCACAAGGCGTACTCGGGCACCGAGAAGCTTCCGCAGCGCACCGCCTGGAAGCAGGAGAAGGAACGCCGCTCGGCGGCCGAGGAGGGGCGTGCCCCCAAGATCGGCCAGCCGGGCACCAAGGACACCACCTGGGGCAAGGGCAGCCGGCCCGGCACCCCGTTAAAGGGCGGCAAGGGCAAGGCCACCGGCCGGAGCGGTCCCCGGGTCGCCCCGGGCCGCAGGTCCAACCCGGCCAAGGACGGCCCGGAGCTGCTGGTCGGGCGGAACCCGGTGCTGGAGTCGCTGCGCGCCCAGGTGCCGGCGACCGCCCTCTACACCGCCCAGGGCATCGAGATCGACGACCGGGTCAACGAGATCGTCCGGACCGCCGCCGACCGGGGCATCGCGATCCTGGAGGTCAGCCGGGCCGAGCTGGACCGGCTGACCGGGGGCGTGCTGCACCAGGGCGTCGGCCTCCAGGTGCCGCCGTTCGCCTACGAGCCGTTCGAGGACCTGATGGCGGCCTCGCTGGAGCAGGCCGCCCCGCTGCTGGTCGCGCTGGACGGGGTCACCGACCCGCGCAACCTCGGTGCGGTGATCCGGTCCGCGGCCGCGTTCGGCGCGCAGGGTGTCTTCGTACCGGAGCGACGGGCCGCCGGGATCACCGCGACCGCCTGGCGGACCAGCGCCGGCGCGGCCGCGCGCGTGCCGGTCGCCCAGGTCACCAACCTGACCCGGTCGCTGAAGGCGTGCAAGGACGCCGGCTTCGTCGTGGTCGGCCTGGATGCTGACGGCGAGACCGACCTGTACGACCTGGAGGCCGCGGTCGGCCCGCTGGTCGTGGTGGTCGGCTCGGAGGGGCGGGGGCTGTCCCGCCTGGTCGGCGAGACCTGCGACCTGACCGTGAGCATCCCGATGGTCTCCGACGTCGAGTCGCTCAACGCCAGCGTCGCCGCCGCGGTCACCCTGGCCGAGGTCGCCCGTCGACGCGCCGTCGAGGCGTAA